One stretch of Ornithinimicrobium ciconiae DNA includes these proteins:
- a CDS encoding branched-chain amino acid ABC transporter permease, producing the protein MNTVKNLLPARLPFLALAAVVLAFLLPFMISSQMESLLTRALIFAVMAASLDLAYGQAGLISLGHAALAGVGGYTAGLLMVQGGIDSFWIGMLAAGAAAAVASLIFALISLRTKGLYFILVTLALGQGMANLAQQWDVLKTGGAEAVVGIMWPSLGFGEEWNPGTFYQFVLVVCVVAMWIILRIGGSPLGLAMRGTRDNDERMQALGYNTYRYRVAALVVSGTLTGMAGALFAYHSGLIAPSNIGLETSGLLVLMVIIGGTGTRYGPALGGIFVVLLEFYATEVSQARAPLLIGLLFIVTALTFHRRAALAAWVRRVTRRSPQHGLT; encoded by the coding sequence ATGAACACCGTCAAGAACCTGCTCCCGGCACGGCTGCCCTTCCTGGCGCTAGCCGCTGTCGTGCTGGCCTTCCTGCTGCCCTTCATGATCTCCAGCCAGATGGAGAGCCTGCTGACCCGGGCGCTCATCTTCGCGGTCATGGCGGCCAGCCTCGATCTCGCCTACGGACAGGCCGGGCTCATCTCGCTGGGGCATGCCGCTCTCGCCGGGGTGGGCGGCTACACCGCAGGCCTGCTCATGGTGCAGGGAGGCATCGACTCCTTCTGGATCGGGATGCTCGCCGCCGGCGCCGCAGCAGCGGTCGCCTCGCTCATCTTCGCGCTGATCTCGCTGCGGACGAAGGGTCTGTACTTCATCCTCGTTACCCTCGCCCTCGGGCAGGGAATGGCCAATCTGGCCCAGCAGTGGGACGTGCTCAAGACCGGTGGGGCCGAGGCTGTCGTCGGTATCATGTGGCCCTCGCTGGGATTCGGCGAGGAGTGGAACCCCGGCACCTTCTACCAGTTCGTCCTGGTGGTGTGTGTCGTGGCCATGTGGATCATCCTGCGGATCGGCGGCTCGCCGCTCGGACTCGCGATGCGCGGCACCCGCGACAACGACGAGCGGATGCAGGCCCTGGGCTACAACACCTATCGCTACCGGGTCGCGGCCCTGGTCGTGTCGGGCACGCTGACCGGCATGGCCGGAGCCCTGTTCGCTTATCACAGCGGACTCATCGCACCCAGCAATATCGGGCTGGAGACTTCCGGTCTGCTGGTCCTCATGGTCATCATCGGCGGCACCGGTACCCGCTACGGCCCGGCGCTCGGTGGGATCTTCGTGGTTCTGCTGGAGTTCTACGCGACAGAGGTGTCGCAGGCCCGTGCTCCACTCCTCATCGGGCTCCTGTTCATCGTCACCGCACTCACCTTCCACCGGCGCGCGGCGTTGGCGGCATGGGTGCGCCGAGTCACTCGAAGGAGTCCCCAGCATGGCCTTACTTGA
- a CDS encoding amidase: MTMFTSLTQARSALHEGRTSAVELLDTALAEMEHWEPQIHAMVTQTPELARAAAQDADRRLAAGDRGDLLGIPIVLKDLVDVAGVPTTAGSRVLADNMATSDAVVWQRLRAAGAVLLGKANTHEFAYGGTSEPTRHPADTSRMVGGSSGGPAAALAAGYCLGAVGTDTAGSIRNPAGLCGVAGLKPSRGLVDPTGVIPLSPTLDVVGPMARRVADLDPLLSVMSGQPATGDPAPRTPEGLCVGLLSLGPMDDQVLRGLSATQEVLATGGATVEGLELPGCTESVYDDFLIIGFEAVQYHRRWADRRDDYTPYVRSRLEDAETTSETDYQAALERARQLRTAIDQALGQFDVLLLPGVPFTAPPAYDDQVEVAGQPEDRDTALCRNMALANLTGHPVLALPAPADGGLPVGTQLLGGLGSDRDLIRLGGWIESAFGSALD, translated from the coding sequence ATGACCATGTTCACCTCACTTACGCAAGCCCGCTCAGCACTCCACGAGGGCCGCACCTCCGCGGTCGAGCTCCTGGACACCGCCCTGGCCGAGATGGAGCACTGGGAACCACAGATCCACGCCATGGTGACCCAGACCCCGGAACTGGCCCGGGCGGCGGCGCAGGACGCAGACCGCCGGCTGGCCGCCGGAGACCGAGGCGACCTGCTCGGCATACCCATCGTGCTCAAGGACCTGGTCGACGTAGCAGGGGTGCCGACCACGGCCGGGAGCAGGGTCCTGGCCGACAATATGGCCACCAGCGATGCCGTGGTGTGGCAGCGACTGCGGGCGGCCGGGGCCGTCCTGCTCGGCAAGGCCAACACCCACGAGTTCGCCTATGGCGGCACCTCTGAGCCGACCCGTCACCCAGCCGACACCTCCAGGATGGTCGGTGGCTCCTCGGGCGGCCCGGCGGCTGCGCTGGCCGCCGGCTACTGTCTGGGAGCGGTCGGGACCGACACGGCCGGCTCGATCCGCAACCCCGCGGGACTGTGCGGGGTGGCCGGCCTGAAGCCCTCGCGAGGCCTGGTGGACCCCACCGGTGTGATCCCGCTGTCGCCCACCCTGGACGTGGTGGGCCCGATGGCCCGACGTGTCGCTGACCTGGACCCGCTGCTGTCGGTGATGTCCGGCCAGCCAGCCACCGGGGATCCTGCCCCGCGGACGCCGGAGGGACTGTGCGTCGGGCTGCTCTCGCTCGGTCCGATGGATGACCAGGTCCTGCGTGGCCTGTCCGCCACGCAGGAGGTGCTGGCAACGGGGGGAGCCACGGTCGAGGGGCTGGAGCTGCCGGGTTGCACCGAGTCGGTCTATGACGACTTCCTGATCATCGGTTTCGAGGCCGTGCAGTATCACCGCCGGTGGGCAGACCGCCGCGACGACTACACGCCCTATGTGCGGTCGCGACTGGAGGACGCGGAGACCACGAGCGAGACGGACTACCAGGCCGCGCTGGAGCGTGCCCGACAGTTGCGGACCGCGATCGACCAGGCTCTGGGACAGTTTGACGTCCTCCTGCTGCCCGGTGTCCCGTTCACCGCACCGCCCGCTTATGACGACCAGGTCGAGGTCGCGGGTCAGCCGGAGGACCGGGACACGGCGCTGTGCCGCAATATGGCGCTCGCCAACCTCACCGGCCACCCGGTGCTGGCCCTGCCGGCACCTGCGGACGGTGGGCTGCCGGTCGGGACCCAACTGCTCGGCGGCCTCGGCTCGGATCGAGACCTGATCCGACTGGGCGGGTGGATCGAGTCCGCCTTTGGCTCCGCACTCGACTAG
- a CDS encoding phospho-sugar mutase, with amino-acid sequence MPTPTDLIALAEAWLADDPDPQTRAELTTVLDAARSGDPDAAEHAEADLADRFSGLLEFGTAGLRGALGAGPHRMNRVVVIRTAAGLTAYLKEQVDPEPTVVIGFDARHNSDVFARDTAAVVTAAGGRALVLPRPLPTPVLAFAIGHLGADAGVMVTASHNPPQDNGYKVYLGDGSQIVPPADADIAAHIAAVTSAASVPLASSGWETLDDRLLEAYLTSAVAVVAPDSPRDLSVVHTALHGVGSDTVLAAFTAAGFPEPQAVLTQSAPDPEFPTVSFPNPEEPGAIDAALAQAERVRPDIVLANDPDADRCAVAVEDQQGWRMLRGDEVGALLGQHIITRGVDPAGEHTVLARSIVSSRLLGAMARAAGLPAQETLTGFKWIGRVPGLRFGYEEALGYCVDPATVPDKDGITAALLVAELAATLKQQGRTLLDLLDDLAREHGVHQTDAFSVRVTDLSLIATIMQRLRAQPPTEIGGVPVATVDDLALGDGGLPPTEGLRYLLADDTRIIARPSGTEPKLKVYLEAIVPVAGADLDGARAEATRRLAAVRATMEELTRA; translated from the coding sequence ATGCCGACCCCCACCGACCTCATCGCCCTCGCCGAGGCGTGGCTCGCCGACGACCCGGACCCGCAGACCCGAGCCGAGCTGACCACGGTCCTGGACGCCGCCCGCAGCGGCGACCCGGACGCCGCGGAGCACGCCGAGGCGGACCTGGCGGACCGGTTCAGCGGCCTCCTGGAGTTCGGCACAGCCGGGCTGCGCGGTGCCCTGGGGGCCGGTCCACACCGGATGAACCGCGTCGTCGTGATCCGCACGGCAGCCGGCCTCACGGCATACCTGAAGGAACAGGTCGACCCGGAGCCGACGGTGGTCATCGGATTCGACGCCCGCCACAACTCCGACGTCTTCGCCCGCGACACCGCCGCCGTCGTGACGGCGGCGGGTGGGCGGGCCCTGGTGCTGCCGCGGCCGCTGCCGACGCCGGTGCTGGCCTTCGCCATCGGTCACCTCGGCGCCGATGCGGGGGTGATGGTCACCGCGAGCCACAACCCTCCCCAGGACAACGGTTACAAGGTCTATCTCGGTGACGGCTCCCAGATCGTGCCTCCGGCCGATGCCGACATCGCGGCCCACATCGCGGCGGTGACCTCCGCCGCGAGCGTGCCCTTGGCCTCCAGCGGGTGGGAGACGCTGGACGACCGGCTGCTCGAGGCCTATCTGACCAGCGCCGTCGCCGTCGTCGCCCCGGACTCTCCCCGGGACCTGTCCGTGGTGCACACCGCCCTGCACGGGGTGGGTTCCGACACCGTGCTGGCGGCCTTCACGGCTGCGGGCTTTCCGGAGCCACAGGCCGTGCTGACCCAGTCGGCACCGGACCCGGAGTTCCCGACGGTGTCCTTCCCCAACCCTGAGGAGCCCGGGGCCATCGACGCTGCACTGGCGCAGGCTGAGCGGGTACGCCCGGACATCGTGCTGGCCAACGACCCGGACGCCGACCGCTGCGCCGTGGCAGTCGAGGACCAACAGGGGTGGCGCATGCTGCGCGGTGACGAGGTCGGCGCGCTGCTCGGACAGCACATCATCACCCGAGGCGTCGATCCCGCGGGGGAGCACACCGTGCTGGCCCGCTCGATCGTGTCCTCCCGGCTGCTGGGGGCGATGGCGCGGGCCGCGGGGCTGCCCGCGCAGGAGACGCTGACCGGGTTCAAATGGATCGGCCGGGTGCCGGGTCTGCGTTTCGGTTACGAGGAGGCGCTGGGCTACTGCGTCGACCCGGCCACCGTCCCGGACAAGGACGGGATCACCGCCGCCCTGCTGGTCGCCGAACTGGCGGCCACGCTGAAGCAGCAGGGACGCACCCTGCTGGACCTGCTCGACGATCTCGCACGCGAGCACGGGGTGCACCAGACGGACGCCTTCTCGGTGCGGGTGACCGACCTGTCCCTGATCGCGACCATCATGCAGCGGCTGCGGGCACAGCCTCCGACCGAGATCGGCGGGGTGCCGGTCGCCACGGTCGATGACCTTGCCCTGGGCGACGGTGGCCTGCCGCCGACCGAGGGGCTGCGTTATCTACTCGCGGACGACACCCGGATCATCGCCCGCCCGAGCGGCACCGAGCCCAAGCTCAAGGTCTATCTCGAGGCGATCGTGCCTGTCGCGGGCGCCGACCTGGACGGCGCCCGCGCTGAGGCGACCCGTCGCCTTGCGGCGGTCCGCGCCACCATGGAGGAACTGACCCGGGCCTAA
- a CDS encoding purine-nucleoside phosphorylase — MITESSAEVARAAATVIAERTDAATHDIALVLGSGWGPTADLIGETVATVENTVVPGFTGAAVAGHTGTMRSVAVSGSGKRALVFGTRTHFYEGRGVRAVVHAVRTAAAAGCQTIVLTNGCGGLNPDWAPGTPVLIRDHINLTGESPIEGANFVDLTDLYTPRLRDLAREVDPSLDEGVYVQFRGPHYETPAEVQMAKILGGDLVGMSTTLEAIAAREAGMDVLGVSLVTNAAAGISETALSHEEVLEAGQAAAQRCGELLSQIVARI; from the coding sequence GTGATCACCGAATCCTCTGCCGAGGTCGCGCGCGCTGCGGCCACCGTCATCGCCGAGCGCACCGACGCCGCCACCCATGACATCGCCCTGGTCCTCGGATCGGGCTGGGGCCCGACCGCCGACCTCATCGGCGAGACGGTCGCAACCGTGGAGAACACCGTCGTCCCGGGTTTCACCGGCGCCGCCGTGGCCGGTCACACAGGCACCATGCGCTCCGTCGCCGTCTCGGGCAGCGGCAAGCGGGCCCTGGTCTTCGGCACCCGGACCCACTTCTACGAGGGCCGCGGCGTCCGCGCGGTCGTGCACGCGGTGCGGACGGCCGCCGCCGCCGGTTGCCAGACGATCGTGCTGACCAACGGGTGTGGCGGCCTCAACCCCGACTGGGCCCCGGGCACTCCCGTGCTGATCCGGGACCACATCAACCTCACGGGCGAGTCCCCCATCGAGGGCGCCAACTTCGTCGATCTCACCGATCTCTACACCCCGCGCCTGCGCGACCTGGCCCGTGAGGTGGACCCGAGCCTCGACGAGGGGGTCTACGTCCAGTTCCGGGGTCCTCACTATGAGACACCGGCTGAGGTCCAGATGGCCAAGATCCTCGGCGGCGACCTGGTGGGCATGTCCACCACCCTCGAGGCGATCGCGGCCCGCGAGGCCGGCATGGACGTCCTCGGCGTGTCGCTGGTCACCAACGCGGCAGCCGGGATCAGCGAGACCGCGCTGTCCCACGAGGAGGTCCTCGAGGCGGGCCAGGCGGCGGCTCAGCGATGCGGTGAGCTGCTCTCCCAGATCGTGGCGAGGATCTGA
- a CDS encoding ABC transporter ATP-binding protein — protein sequence MALLEVESVVRSYGGVRAVDDVSVQIDAGEWVAVIGPNGAGKSTLFNLLGGQVKPNSGTVRLAGRNINRLEPHARYGLGVARSFQISSLFPDLTVREHLTLACREKHRWNLARTWRGDRELQARVDEMLDLWGLDRDRDHALPALLSYGEQRRLELALAVASKPRLLLLDEPNVGLTAAECDDLLARLRALGPDPAVVFVAHDMDMVLGWATRILVMHQGGLLADGPPEEIANNPFVEEVYLGATGTTTA from the coding sequence ATGGCCTTACTTGAGGTTGAGTCCGTCGTCCGCAGCTATGGCGGCGTGCGAGCGGTCGACGACGTCTCCGTCCAGATCGACGCCGGTGAGTGGGTGGCCGTTATCGGCCCTAACGGCGCCGGCAAGAGCACGCTGTTCAACTTGCTGGGCGGTCAGGTCAAGCCCAACTCGGGGACCGTCCGGCTGGCCGGCCGGAACATCAACCGGCTGGAACCGCACGCCCGCTATGGGCTCGGTGTTGCTCGCTCCTTCCAGATCAGCAGCCTCTTTCCCGATCTGACGGTGCGTGAGCACCTGACGCTGGCGTGCCGCGAGAAGCACCGCTGGAACCTGGCCCGCACCTGGCGGGGCGACCGGGAGCTGCAGGCCCGGGTCGACGAGATGCTCGACCTGTGGGGTCTGGACCGCGACCGTGACCACGCCCTGCCGGCGCTGCTGTCCTACGGAGAGCAACGCCGCCTCGAGCTCGCTCTGGCCGTGGCCTCGAAACCACGGCTGCTGCTGCTGGACGAGCCCAACGTCGGGCTCACGGCCGCAGAGTGCGACGACCTGCTGGCGCGGTTGCGGGCCCTGGGTCCCGACCCGGCCGTTGTCTTCGTCGCGCACGACATGGACATGGTGCTCGGGTGGGCCACCCGGATCCTGGTGATGCACCAGGGAGGACTCCTGGCGGACGGACCGCCGGAGGAGATCGCGAACAACCCGTTCGTGGAGGAGGTGTATCTCGGTGCCACAGGAACAACCACTGCTTGA
- a CDS encoding TetR/AcrR family transcriptional regulator codes for MSAKPTTPKGLRTRQSIVEAGRTVFDRDGFVNARMGDIAEQAGLSMGGLYRYFANKDDVFEAVIADVHEDLFRASVSRDHDFVTEPFEALLQANRGYLQVYYDYRDVMRAFMEAAHVDRRFRDFWWSMRTRHIDRFLRVLEKSGTTGAGASAAESRLVAESLACMVEQSAYVWFAQDELHGAGVDVDEAAHVVTRIWHRSFFQNMEP; via the coding sequence ATGTCGGCCAAGCCCACGACGCCCAAGGGGCTGCGCACGCGACAGTCGATCGTTGAGGCTGGGCGGACGGTCTTCGACCGGGACGGTTTCGTCAATGCCCGGATGGGGGACATCGCCGAGCAGGCGGGCCTGTCCATGGGCGGGCTCTACCGCTACTTCGCCAACAAGGATGACGTCTTCGAAGCCGTCATCGCCGACGTCCACGAGGACCTCTTCCGGGCGAGCGTCTCGCGTGACCACGACTTCGTGACGGAGCCCTTTGAGGCTCTGCTCCAGGCCAACCGAGGCTATCTGCAGGTCTACTACGACTATCGCGACGTCATGCGTGCCTTTATGGAGGCGGCGCACGTTGACCGACGATTCCGCGACTTCTGGTGGTCGATGCGCACCCGACACATCGACCGCTTCCTCCGTGTGCTGGAGAAGTCCGGGACGACCGGCGCCGGTGCCTCCGCCGCGGAGTCGCGGCTGGTGGCGGAGTCGCTGGCCTGCATGGTCGAGCAGTCGGCCTATGTCTGGTTTGCGCAGGATGAGCTGCACGGAGCAGGGGTCGACGTGGACGAGGCAGCACACGTGGTGACCCGTATCTGGCACCGATCCTTCTTCCAAAACATGGAGCCGTAA
- a CDS encoding ABC transporter ATP-binding protein, producing MPQEQPLLELDNVEGGYDTVTVLHGVSMSVSAGSVTALLGRNGMGKTTTIRAIMGLLPQTSGAIRLAGQDITHLPSHRRARLGIGLVPEARQAFRSLTVKEHLEMAYRPAANGSPGWNTARLMDLFPVLRRRSGAMGNKLSGGEQQLLVIARALSTNPQLLLLDEPTEGLAPAVVQEVGDLVRRLLVEEDAPAVLLVEQNLRFALQVADRAVVLVKGDVAFDGTAAALAEDVERQQQLIGLGVG from the coding sequence GTGCCACAGGAACAACCACTGCTTGAGCTCGACAACGTCGAGGGCGGATACGACACGGTGACCGTGCTGCACGGTGTCTCAATGTCCGTCTCGGCAGGGTCGGTCACGGCCCTGCTCGGTCGCAATGGCATGGGCAAGACCACCACGATCCGGGCGATCATGGGCCTGCTGCCCCAGACCTCCGGAGCTATCCGGCTGGCCGGGCAGGACATCACCCACCTCCCCTCCCACCGGCGGGCACGCCTCGGGATCGGGCTGGTGCCCGAGGCGCGTCAGGCGTTCCGCTCACTGACGGTGAAGGAGCACCTGGAGATGGCCTACCGACCGGCCGCCAATGGCTCACCAGGCTGGAACACCGCGCGGCTGATGGATCTGTTCCCCGTCCTGCGGCGCCGATCGGGCGCGATGGGTAACAAGCTCAGCGGCGGCGAGCAGCAGCTCCTGGTGATCGCACGGGCACTGAGCACCAACCCGCAGCTGCTGCTGCTGGACGAGCCGACGGAAGGACTGGCGCCAGCGGTGGTGCAGGAGGTCGGTGACCTCGTGCGCCGACTGCTCGTGGAGGAGGACGCTCCCGCGGTGCTCCTGGTTGAGCAGAACCTGCGCTTCGCCCTGCAGGTGGCCGACCGGGCCGTCGTGCTCGTCAAGGGTGATGTCGCCTTCGACGGCACGGCCGCGGCGCTGGCCGAAGACGTCGAGCGGCAGCAGCAACTGATCGGATTGGGTGTCGGATGA
- a CDS encoding NAD(P)H-quinone dehydrogenase has translation MSAHEKSVVIVGGGPGGYEAALPAAHLGAKVTVVEREGLGGAAVLTDCVPSKALIATADFMDRFSAAERIGVHFEDAPSDQGVTAHLSEINTRIMNLAAAQSQDIRDKLVTAGVEVIKGAGHIVGPGVVEVATGVPSVESGEEPAPSSQERAGATRELTADVILIATGARPRVLDSAIPDGERILTWQQIYALPDLPEHLIVIGSGVTGAELAHAYLGLGCRVTLVSSRERVLPGEDQDAATVLEEVFRSRGMEVLNRSRAGGVVRDGDSVVVSLEDGREVRGSHALLAVGSIPNTQDMGLEEAGVTLSDSGHIVVDRVSRTSVPGIYASGDCTGVLPLASVAAMQGRIAIAHALGDAVAPLNLGRVSSNIFTDPEIATVGVSQADVDSGKVDARSVMLPLTGNPRAKMQNTKHGFVKIFARNGSDTILGGVVVAPRASELIFPLTLAVANRLNVDQFASTFTVYPSMSGSIAEAARQLHTTLGG, from the coding sequence GTGAGTGCACACGAGAAGTCAGTTGTCATCGTCGGGGGCGGACCGGGTGGTTATGAGGCCGCTTTGCCAGCCGCACACCTGGGCGCCAAGGTCACCGTGGTCGAGCGGGAGGGCCTCGGCGGTGCGGCGGTGCTGACGGACTGCGTGCCGAGCAAGGCACTGATCGCCACCGCCGACTTCATGGACCGGTTCAGCGCGGCCGAGCGCATCGGCGTCCACTTCGAGGACGCGCCCAGTGACCAGGGCGTCACCGCTCACCTCAGCGAGATCAACACCCGGATCATGAACCTGGCCGCGGCACAGAGTCAGGACATCCGCGACAAGCTGGTGACCGCCGGTGTCGAGGTGATCAAGGGGGCCGGGCACATCGTCGGCCCGGGCGTCGTCGAGGTCGCCACCGGCGTGCCGAGCGTGGAGTCGGGAGAGGAGCCGGCCCCGTCCTCGCAGGAGCGTGCCGGGGCGACCCGGGAACTGACTGCCGACGTGATCCTGATCGCGACCGGGGCCCGGCCACGGGTGCTGGACTCCGCCATCCCCGACGGGGAGCGGATCCTGACGTGGCAGCAGATCTATGCGCTGCCGGACCTGCCCGAGCACCTCATCGTCATCGGCTCCGGTGTCACCGGTGCCGAGCTCGCCCACGCCTATCTGGGACTGGGCTGCCGGGTGACCCTGGTGTCCTCGCGCGAACGCGTGCTGCCGGGGGAGGACCAGGACGCCGCCACGGTGCTGGAGGAGGTCTTCCGCAGCCGTGGCATGGAGGTGCTCAACCGCTCACGTGCCGGCGGTGTGGTCCGGGACGGTGACTCGGTCGTGGTCAGTCTGGAGGACGGCCGAGAGGTGCGTGGCTCCCACGCGCTGCTGGCGGTGGGGTCCATCCCGAACACCCAGGACATGGGCCTGGAGGAGGCCGGGGTGACGCTGTCGGACTCCGGCCACATCGTGGTGGACCGGGTCTCCCGGACCTCGGTGCCGGGCATCTATGCGTCCGGTGACTGCACCGGAGTGCTGCCGTTGGCGTCGGTCGCGGCGATGCAGGGGCGCATCGCCATCGCCCATGCCCTGGGTGACGCCGTCGCGCCGCTGAACCTGGGCCGGGTCAGCTCCAACATCTTCACCGATCCGGAGATCGCCACGGTCGGTGTCTCCCAGGCCGACGTGGACTCCGGCAAGGTCGACGCGCGCTCCGTCATGCTGCCGCTGACCGGCAACCCACGGGCCAAGATGCAGAACACCAAGCACGGGTTCGTCAAGATCTTTGCGCGCAACGGCAGTGACACCATCCTCGGCGGGGTGGTGGTGGCTCCGCGCGCCTCGGAGCTGATCTTCCCGCTGACGCTGGCCGTCGCCAACCGGCTGAACGTTGACCAGTTCGCCTCGACCTTCACGGTCTATCCGTCGATGTCCGGCTCGATCGCCGAGGCCGCTCGCCAGCTGCACACCACGCTGGGGGGCTGA
- a CDS encoding ABC transporter substrate-binding protein, with protein MALLRSYAAPLAAVAVLVTAGCATGEAGATSGPSDEITIGVIAPFSGFSANYGPEAQAGVELALEEAGYSAGGATLDVVFVDEDVLDPSQTLERVKKAVEGDGADVLIGPVFGSSQQAVAPYLSQRKLPMFSFLGGQSSLAGERSGFIWPAPDDQTARPLGTYAGEDLGYDTIATLGPDYAYGHDTMNGAAEAFEATGGTVVQQQWVPLGTTDMLQYATSLDRDVDALVMWLVPTDAAAFVREYRNLGIDVPLLMFQGVFDPTYQEIGSQLVGTIGLNEYNPLLDYPENQAFVAAYEAEVGGVPNQTTAFAYTATEFVVQGLTNSGTDPSVDALREALAGHEFDTVIGPARFDADGIASSNRVVVRAAEADGAYIWEPLKTYESVGADR; from the coding sequence ATGGCACTACTTCGCTCTTATGCGGCCCCCCTGGCGGCCGTTGCGGTCCTGGTGACCGCAGGTTGTGCGACGGGGGAGGCGGGGGCCACCAGCGGGCCCAGTGACGAGATCACGATCGGTGTGATCGCTCCGTTCAGCGGGTTCTCCGCCAACTACGGCCCAGAGGCTCAGGCCGGGGTCGAGCTGGCGCTAGAGGAGGCCGGTTACTCGGCCGGCGGCGCGACGCTGGACGTGGTCTTCGTGGACGAGGACGTGCTGGACCCGTCGCAGACCCTCGAGCGCGTCAAGAAGGCCGTGGAGGGAGACGGGGCCGATGTCCTGATCGGCCCGGTGTTCGGTTCCAGCCAGCAGGCCGTCGCGCCCTACCTGTCCCAGCGCAAGCTGCCGATGTTCTCCTTCCTGGGCGGACAGTCCTCACTGGCGGGGGAGCGCAGCGGCTTCATCTGGCCCGCCCCTGACGACCAGACCGCCCGCCCCCTGGGCACCTATGCGGGTGAGGACCTGGGCTACGACACCATCGCGACTCTCGGGCCCGACTACGCCTACGGCCACGACACCATGAACGGTGCGGCCGAGGCCTTTGAGGCCACTGGCGGCACGGTCGTGCAGCAGCAGTGGGTGCCCCTCGGGACCACCGACATGCTGCAGTACGCCACCTCACTGGACCGGGATGTCGACGCCCTGGTCATGTGGCTCGTGCCCACGGACGCTGCGGCATTCGTGCGCGAGTACCGCAACCTGGGCATCGACGTACCGCTGCTGATGTTCCAGGGTGTCTTTGACCCGACCTACCAGGAGATCGGTTCTCAACTGGTGGGCACGATCGGTCTCAACGAGTACAACCCCCTGCTGGACTATCCGGAGAACCAGGCCTTCGTCGCCGCCTACGAGGCCGAGGTCGGCGGTGTGCCGAACCAGACGACCGCCTTCGCGTACACCGCCACCGAGTTCGTGGTCCAGGGCCTCACGAACAGCGGCACCGATCCCTCCGTCGACGCGCTGCGCGAGGCCCTGGCCGGCCACGAGTTCGACACGGTCATCGGCCCGGCCCGGTTTGATGCCGACGGCATTGCCAGTTCCAACCGGGTGGTGGTGCGCGCCGCGGAGGCTGACGGCGCCTACATCTGGGAGCCCCTGAAGACCTACGAGAGTGTGGGGGCGGACCGATGA
- a CDS encoding branched-chain amino acid ABC transporter permease, which produces MMQVVANGVALGAILFLMAAGLSLLLGAMGVLNLAHGAVYMIGAYVTWMLTVDQGLSLVLAVLAAGAVCGVVGLGLERLFRIIPGKPNEQILLSFGLIYVLANVAQWIWGPVAKAPFQVSWLEGALTIGNVSIPTARLAIAAVGFALAVLLWVVQDRTRVGAIVRAGMDDAEMTRSLGINLDRVVVAVFVLGSAVAGIAGGMGGLVLGASSSQPMDVLLLALVVVVVGGVGSVPGTLVAAVVIGLLDAFSRHQFPEMASVVLYLLMALVLMIRPSGLSGRTA; this is translated from the coding sequence ATGATGCAGGTCGTTGCCAACGGGGTCGCGCTCGGCGCGATCCTCTTCCTGATGGCCGCCGGGCTATCACTGCTTCTCGGTGCCATGGGCGTGCTGAATCTCGCCCACGGTGCGGTGTACATGATCGGTGCCTACGTCACCTGGATGCTCACCGTCGACCAGGGGCTCTCGTTGGTGCTCGCCGTGCTCGCCGCGGGCGCGGTCTGCGGTGTCGTCGGCCTCGGGCTGGAGCGGCTGTTCCGCATCATTCCGGGTAAGCCGAACGAGCAGATCCTGCTGTCCTTCGGCCTCATCTATGTCCTGGCCAATGTTGCCCAGTGGATCTGGGGACCGGTGGCTAAGGCACCCTTCCAGGTCTCCTGGCTCGAGGGGGCTCTCACCATCGGCAACGTCTCGATCCCCACGGCCAGGCTGGCGATCGCCGCCGTCGGCTTCGCCCTCGCCGTGCTCCTCTGGGTGGTGCAGGACCGCACCCGCGTCGGGGCCATCGTCCGAGCGGGCATGGACGATGCCGAGATGACCCGCAGTCTCGGGATCAACCTGGACCGGGTCGTCGTGGCCGTCTTTGTCCTGGGTTCGGCGGTCGCCGGCATCGCCGGAGGAATGGGTGGACTCGTCCTCGGCGCCAGCTCCAGCCAACCGATGGACGTGTTGCTGCTCGCCCTCGTCGTCGTGGTGGTGGGCGGTGTGGGCTCCGTGCCCGGGACCCTTGTCGCCGCGGTCGTGATCGGGCTACTCGACGCCTTCTCCCGCCACCAGTTCCCGGAGATGGCCTCCGTCGTGCTGTACCTGCTGATGGCGCTCGTTCTCATGATTCGACCGTCCGGCCTGAGCGGGAGGACCGCATGA